From a single Lolium rigidum isolate FL_2022 chromosome 7, APGP_CSIRO_Lrig_0.1, whole genome shotgun sequence genomic region:
- the LOC124677768 gene encoding NDR1/HIN1-like protein 12 has product MAIKDCGGHKGGGSGCECHKRKLYRKCCGFLLAVILLALFIILVVYLVLRPHKPQFYLQDLAVLCLNVTPPASAYLFTTMQATVAARNPNDRVGVYYDSADVYAQYKGVAITVPTRLPVAYQGHRDQSVWSPYLRSMDNVMLPPELAVALAQDETAGYVLIDIRVDGWVRWKVGTWISGHYHLRANCPALIRVNEGKGSYGATTGGGTDYFRFQQAAACNVDV; this is encoded by the coding sequence ATGGCGATCAAGGACTGCGGCGGGCACaagggcggcggcagcgggtgcgaGTGCCACAAAAGAAAGCTCTACCGCAAGTGCTGCGGCTTCCTCCTGGCCGTCATCCTCCTCGCCCTCTTCATCATCCTCGTCGTCTACCTGGTCCTCCGCCCCCACAAGCCCCAGTTCTACCTGCAGGACCTGGCCGTGCTCTGCCTCAACGTTACGCCCCCCGCCTCCGCCTACCTCTTCACCACCATGCAGGCCACCGTGGCGGCCCGGAACCCCAACGACCGCGTCGGCGTTTACTACGACTCCGCCGACGTGTACGCGCAGTACAAGGGCGTGGCCATCACCGTGCCCACCCGCCTCCCCGTCGCCTACCAGGGCCACCGGGACCAGTCGGTGTGGTCGCCGTACCTCAGGTCCATGGACAACGTCATGCTGCCGCCGGAGCTTGCCGTCGCGCTGGCCCAGGACGAGACGGCCGGGTACGTGCTCATCGACATCCGCGTCGACGGCTGGGTGCGGTGGAAGGTCGGCACGTGGATCTCCGGCCACTACCACCTCCGGGCAAACTGCCCGGCGCTCATCAGGGTTAACGAAGGGAAGGGCAGCTACGGCGCGACCACTGGTGGCGGGACTGACTACTTCCGGTTCCAGCAAGCGGCCGCCTGCAACGTCGACGTCTGA